Proteins encoded by one window of Pseudonocardia sp. HH130629-09:
- a CDS encoding SDR family NAD(P)-dependent oxidoreductase has protein sequence MSGTTEGGRVVVVTGGSRGIGRAACEAYAARGDTVVVASRRAEACTALAAELTARHGVPALGVGCHVGRWADCDDLVDRVLAEYGRVDVLVNNAGMSPLYGSLTEVTEELFDKVLAVNLRGAYRLGARCGELMAAAGGGAIVNVSSVAAVMPGPGELPYALAKAGLNALTVGLARAYAPSVRVNTVMPGPVRTDIAEHWTEEFRAHVAGTVPAGRVGEAAEVVGAILYLTGPDAGYTTGATIKVDGGMAWST, from the coding sequence ATGAGCGGCACGACGGAGGGCGGCCGGGTCGTCGTCGTCACCGGCGGGAGCCGGGGGATCGGACGGGCGGCCTGCGAGGCGTACGCGGCCCGCGGGGACACGGTCGTCGTCGCCAGCCGACGGGCCGAGGCGTGCACCGCACTGGCCGCGGAGCTGACCGCGCGGCACGGTGTGCCGGCGCTCGGCGTCGGCTGCCACGTGGGCCGCTGGGCGGACTGCGACGACCTGGTGGACCGGGTGCTCGCCGAGTACGGCCGGGTCGACGTGCTGGTGAACAACGCCGGCATGTCCCCGCTCTACGGGTCGCTCACCGAGGTCACCGAGGAGCTGTTCGACAAGGTCCTCGCGGTGAACCTGCGCGGCGCCTACCGGCTCGGAGCCCGCTGCGGGGAGCTCATGGCCGCGGCGGGCGGCGGCGCGATCGTGAACGTCTCCTCGGTCGCGGCGGTGATGCCCGGCCCCGGGGAGCTGCCCTACGCGCTGGCCAAGGCTGGGCTCAACGCGCTGACCGTCGGGTTGGCCCGCGCGTACGCGCCGTCGGTGCGGGTCAACACGGTGATGCCCGGTCCGGTCCGGACCGACATCGCCGAGCACTGGACCGAGGAGTTCCGTGCCCACGTCGCCGGCACCGTGCCCGCCGGACGGGTCGGGGAGGCGGCCGAGGTCGTCGGCGCGATTCTGTACCTGACCGGCCCGGACGCCGGGTACACCACCGGCGCCACGATCAAGGTCGACGGCGGAATGGCGTGGTCGACGTGA